DNA from Triticum dicoccoides isolate Atlit2015 ecotype Zavitan unplaced genomic scaffold, WEW_v2.0 scaffold185128, whole genome shotgun sequence:
GCAGCCTCTCGGCGCGGATGCACCTATCATGATCCATGACGCTGTCCTGCCCTGCACCGAGGGTCCTctcgaccctgacgatgacgcgcaGCACAGCGTTGTCCGATGCGTTGCTGGGGACGCCCTCGGCTTCGATGAACCATGGCGCTTGCCCCGGCTTTTTTCCTTGTCGAGGATGTTGATGCCAGAGGCGCCACTTTGGCGGGTTGGCATTCTTGAAAATGGTAGATGGGCTATACATTGCGCTTGTCGTGCCTCCGTGTGTCGAGCGCCGCCTAGGCTTATGCCCAAACATTGGTGGCTGAAAACTGATAAGGTAGTGTCGGGAAACGATGGCGTGTTCGGATAACTCCATCAATGAAAAACTTAGCAAAGAAGGAAGCACGAGCTAGCACGATGCGTGCGTGCATACTCCTTACCCGCGGGTGTGTTTGATATACTCGTGTGCCAAATAAAGAAAACAGTTCATACCAAAGAATCGTGTGTAGTGTCACGCGTTGGCACACACGAGTTGACTGTATGAACCGTGTGTGTAACTTTTCAAATTATCACACACGAGTATTCACACATCGTGTGCGATTCTCCAAGCCATCGCAAACTTTTTGTGCTTGTAAATCATTTACGGTGACACACAAACCATATGCGTTATGAACATGTTCGCATACgtaaaattatactccctccgtctcaaaataagtgtttcaaccttagtATAACTTtacactaaagttagtacaaagttaagacacttattttaggacggagggagtagttagcagTGTGCCAACTATTATACACGGTCTTCATCACCTAATCGTCCCCGATGGATGGGCCAATGCACACATTTCATTTTCTGGCACACAAGTATACTTTGTTACCGTTTGCGATTTTTGTAATGTACACAGTTTGGTTGATTGGTGTGTGATATATATATCACATTATGACCTTCCTGCAGTAGTGAGGGGTCCAATCATATGGTCTttgctgctgtgagccatgccatCATTAATTTGACTTACTATCATCACCTAGCTCGTGTCACAAGTACACGTGCTGGGAATGGCTTAAGTGCATGGTGAAAACCAATAGTTTGATAAACTAGGAACCATGGTGATAATCAACATCAAAACCAATTTGGAGTTTGACGAAATAAATGAAATAAGGGACAGTCGTTGACCATTAAGTAACATACTATTTTTATTTACTGAACCCAAATGGGAATACAATTCTTTTTGTCAACCAACACAACCACTTGGTCCACCATAGTTGAACATATAACCCCTCTTATAATCAAGAACTAAATCATTTGCTCTATAACAATCTAGCCTATCAACTAACTTGACCATTGGAACGCCAAACGGGCTATAAGAATGACCATTTTGATTATAATACCGAATGTGCTTGAAGTACGCAGATTTCTTATTGTCATGGTCGTAATGATCGGGGAAGTGGCCACTACCCATTGGAGGACCATGTGCATTCTTCAAGTAATTCACGAATCCAGTCAAGGCTTGTATCCGTGGTGTTCCAGGGCAAAGCTTCTTTGGAAAATGTCCCAATAATGATGGTTTTTCTAAATCATGACGGTACACCACCCAATCTTCGGAATTTGGATCCTGTAGTCAACGAAAGATTGATGATAGCCATGAACAATAAATttcatacacaagaagagtagagaACAAGTTGTTATTAGCAAGAATCTTGGGTGACGTACAATTTCCCAGATTCTAATTAGTGTTCCATATTTTCATAATAAAATAACAATGGATGTTACTTACTAACCATGTGAATTTATGCCAAACTAATTT
Protein-coding regions in this window:
- the LOC119344777 gene encoding uncharacterized protein LOC119344777, giving the protein MYPVFIPQKDLKSRGCYNLQCPGYVSASGANLVPGQAIVPPSMYGKQDYYVRLSLNQDPNSEDWVVYRHDLEKPSLLGHFPKKLCPGTPRIQALTGFVNYLKNAHGPPMGSGHFPDHYDHDNKKSAYFKHIRYYNQNGHSYSPFGVPMVKLVDRLDCYRANDLVLDYKRGYMFNYGGPSGCVG